A region from the Lycium barbarum isolate Lr01 chromosome 8, ASM1917538v2, whole genome shotgun sequence genome encodes:
- the LOC132606493 gene encoding uncharacterized protein LOC132606493 — translation MGPSEPPTQPAEAEVSSHETTEAYASAPAGSSEPPTQPFSHGSAEPAVSSHMTTEPQDSAPVGPQELPIPEHSHLPAEAEVSSHETTEAHHLVQETTSYSPSHPSQEATDPSREPSQAPVDTQVHPSAPAVATPDEEEVQFPDPAQPEVLSVLTGQDPKKKHVLVKGARARGRGDDHDLERPVIKRKKGDGNDGEGGGDGMSLRPRDSLRHTTCGTH, via the exons atgggtccatcagagccacccactcagcctgccgaggcagaggtgtcttctcatgagactaccgaggcgtat gcttcggcgccagcgggttcatcagagccacccactcagccattttctcatgggtctgccgagccagcagtgtcttcccatatgactaccgagccacag gattcggcgccagtgggtccacaagagctgcccattccggagcattctcatctgcctgccgaggcagaggtgtcttctcatgagactaccgaggcgcat catctcgtccaggagactacctcatattcaccatcacacccatctcaggaggcTACAGACCCATCTCGGGAGCCTTCTCaagcgcccgttgacacacaa gttcatccttcggcgcctgcggtggcgactcccgatGAGGAAGAGGTccagtttccagacccagctcagcctgaggttctgagcgtgctaacgggacaagatcccaagaagaagcacgttctggttaagggcgcaagggctaggggaagaggagatgatcatgacttggagcgcccggttattaagaggaaaaagggcgacggaaacgatggcgagggcggtggggatggtatgagccttaggcctagggatagtctccgacatactacatgtgggacccattag
- the LOC132606494 gene encoding (S)-8-oxocitronellyl enol synthase ISY1-like, whose protein sequence is MSWWWSGAVGAAKKKFEEEDDAPQNYESVALIIGVTGIVGNSLAEILPLADTPGGPWKVYGVARRSRPSWNTDHPMEYVQCDISNQEDTQSKLSVLTDVTHVFYVTWASKSTEVENCETNGKMLQNVLDVIIPSCPNLSHICLQTGRKHYHGSFELFGKVAHDPPHHEGLPRLPIPNFYYTLEDILFEEVKKKEGLTWSVHRPGLIFGFSPYSLMNIIGTLCVYAAICKHEGSPLRFPGVKSAWDGYSDCSDADLIAEHQIWASVDPNAKNEAFDVSNGDVFKWKHLWEVLAEEFEVEVEEFDEKKRWTLEEMMKDKGQIWDEIVKENGLVPSKLDEIGGWWFVDIILSGECPLDTMNKSKEHGFLGFRNSKNSFISWIYKVKACKIVP, encoded by the exons ATGAGCTGGTGGTGGTCTGGAGCTGTTGGTGCTGCCAAG AAAAAATTCGAAGAAGAAGATGATGCTCCACAGAACTATGAAAGCGTTGCTCTAATCATCGGAGTAACCGGCATCGTTGGCAATAGTCTCGCCGAGATCCTCCCTCTGGCCGACACCCCTGGCGGTCCTTGGAAGGTCTACGGCGTTGCACGACGCTCTAGACCGTCGTGGAATACCGATCACCCTATGGAGTACGTCCAATGTGACATATCAAACCAAGAAGATACCCAATCAAAACTATCCGTTCTCACTGATGTTACCCACGTGTTTTACGTGACTTGGGCCAGTAAGTCCACAGAGGTTGAAAACTGTGAAACCAATGGAAAAATGTTACAAAATGTGCTTGATGTTATTATCCCCAGTTGTCCCAATTTGTCCCATATATGTTTACAAACAGGTCGAAAACATTACCATGGTTCATTTGAATTGTTTGGAAAAGTAGCCCATGATCCACCACACCATGAGGGTTTGCCCCGTTTACCCATACCTAATTTCTACTACACTCTTGAGGATATCTTGTTTGAGGAGGTGAAGAAAAAAGAAGGGTTAACATGGTCAGTTCATAGGCCCGGGCTGATTTTCGGGTTTTCACCATATAGTTTGATGAACATTATTGGAACTCTATGTGTTTATGCAGCTATATGTAAACACGAGGGGTCGCCATTGAGATTTCCAG GTGTTAAATCAGCGTGGGACGGATATTCAGATTGTTCAGATGCAGATTTAATTGCCGAGCATCAAATATGGGCATCGGTTGATCCAAACGCGAAGAACGAAGCGTTTGATGTTAGCAATGGAGATGTGTTCAAGTGGAAGCATTTGTGGGAGGTTTTAGCTGAGGAATTTGAAGTGGAAGTTGAGGAATTTGATGAGAAAAAGAGATGGACATTGGAGGAGATGATGAAGGATAAAGGACAAATTTGGGATGAGATTGTGAAGGAGAATGGATTGGTACCAAGTAAATTGGATGAGATTGGAGGTTGGTGGTTTGTTGATATTATTCTTAGTGGAGAGTGTCCATTGGATACTATGAACAAGAGCAAGGAACATGGTTTTTTGGGTTTTAGGAACTCCAAAAATTCCTTCATCTCATGGATTTATAAGGTGAAAGCCTGCAAAATTGTTCCTTAA
- the LOC132606492 gene encoding (S)-8-oxocitronellyl enol synthase ISY1-like yields MSWWWAGAIGAAKKKLEEDDAPPKYQSVALIIGVTGIVGNSLAEILPLADTPGGPWKVYGVARRPRPSWNTDHPIEYIQCDISNQEDTQSKLSVLTDVTHVFYVTWANRSTELENCEINGKMFKNVLNVVVPSCPNLRHICLQTGRKHYLGPFELYGKVAHDSPFHEGLPRLNAPNFYYTLEDILFKEVEKKEGLTWSVHRPGTIFGFSPYSLMNIVGTLCVYAAICKHEGLPLRFPGVKEAWDGYSDCSDADLIAEHQIWAAVDPYAKNEAFNVSNGDVFKWKHFWKVLAEQFGMEAAEFDENEKRCNLVEMMKDKGAVWDEIVKENGLVPTKLEEVGVWWFVDVILGGDCPLDTMNKSKEHGFLGFRNSQKAFISWIDKVKAYKVVP; encoded by the exons ATGAGCTGGTGGTGGGCTGGCGCCATTGGTGCTGCCAAG AAAAAACTTGAAGAGGATGATGCACCGCCAAAGTACCAAAGCGTTGCTCTAATAATCGGAGTAACCGGCATCGTGGGCAACAGCCTCGCCGAGATTCTCCCTCTGGCCGACACACCTGGCGGTCCTTGGAAGGTGTACGGCGTTGCTCGCCGCCCTAGACCGTCATGGAACACCGATCACCCTATTGAATACATCCAATGTGACATATCAAACCAAGAAGATACCCAATCAAAACTATCCGTTCTAACGGATGTTACCCATGTTTTTTATGTTACTTGGGCTAATAGATCCACTGAGTTGGAGAACTGTGAAATTAATGGGAAAATGTTTAAGAATGTTCTTAATGTTGTTGTCCCTAGTTGTCCTAATTTGCGACATATTTGTTTGCAAACGGGTCGAAAACATTATTTGGGTCCGTTTGAATTGTATGGAAAAGTAGCCCATGATTCTCCGTTTCATGAGGGTTTACCGAGATTAAATGCGCCTAATTTTTACTATACTCTTGAGGATATTTTGTTTAAGGAGGTAGAGAAGAAGGAAGGATTGACGTGGTCGGTTCATAGGCCTGGAACGATATTTGGGTTTTCACCGTATAGTTTGATGAATATTGTTGGTACGCTTTGTGTTTACGCGGCTATATGTAAACATGAAGGGTTGCCGTTGAGGTTTCCGGGTGTTAAGGAAGCGTGGGATGGGTATTCGGATTGCTCTGATGCGGATTTGATTGCTGAACATCAGATATGGGCTGCTGTTGACCCGTATGCTAAGAATGAGGCGTTTAATGTGAGCAATGGGGATGTTTTTAAGTGGAAGCATTTTTGGAAGGTTTTGGCTGAGCAATTTGGAATGGAGGCCGCGGAGTTTGATGAAAATGAGAAGAGATGCAATTTGGTAGAGATGATGAAAGATAAAGGCGCTGTTTGGGATGAGATTGTGAAGGAGAATGGATTGGTGCCGACTAAATTGGAGGAGGTTGGTGTTTGGTGGTTTGTTGATGTTATTCTTGGTGGTGATTGTCCTTTGGATACTATGAACAAGAGCAAGGAGCATGGTTTCTTGGGATTCCGGAACTCACAAAAAGCCTTCATTTCCTGGATTGATAAGGTGAAAGCATACAAAGTTGTTCCTTAG